Proteins encoded by one window of Modestobacter marinus:
- a CDS encoding acetyl-CoA C-acetyltransferase: MPEAVIVAVARSPIGRAFKGSLKDFRPDDLAATITRAALDQVPQLDPTDIDDLMLGCGLPGGEQGFNMGRVVAVLLGMDHLPGTTITRYCSSSLQTTRMALHAIKAGEGDVFISAGVEMVSRFTKGNSDAIPDTHNPRFADAEARVAKTAESGAESWRDPREDGDLPNAYIAMGQTAENLALLKDVSRAEMDEFAVRSQNLAEQAIASGFWEREITPVTTPDGTVVSADDGPRAGTTLEGISALKPVFRPDGRVTAGNACPLNDGAAALVVMSDTKAAELGITPLARIVSTGVTGLSPEIMGYGPVAASQQALARAGMSISDMDLVEINEAFAAQVIPSYRDLGIDIDKLNVHGGAIAVGHPFGMTGARITGTLLNGLRARDGQFGLETMCVGGGQGMAMVLERLS; the protein is encoded by the coding sequence ATGCCCGAAGCCGTCATCGTCGCGGTCGCCCGCTCCCCCATCGGCCGCGCGTTCAAGGGGTCGCTGAAGGACTTCCGCCCGGACGACCTGGCCGCGACGATCACCCGGGCAGCGCTGGACCAGGTGCCCCAGCTGGACCCGACCGACATCGACGACCTGATGCTGGGCTGTGGCCTGCCCGGCGGTGAGCAGGGCTTCAACATGGGCCGGGTCGTCGCCGTCCTGCTGGGGATGGACCACCTGCCCGGGACGACGATCACCCGCTACTGCTCCTCGTCGCTGCAGACCACCCGGATGGCGCTGCACGCGATCAAGGCCGGCGAGGGCGACGTGTTCATCTCCGCCGGCGTGGAGATGGTGTCCCGCTTCACCAAGGGCAACTCCGACGCCATCCCGGACACGCACAACCCGCGCTTCGCCGACGCCGAGGCCCGGGTGGCCAAGACCGCCGAGAGCGGTGCGGAGAGCTGGCGGGACCCGCGCGAGGACGGCGACCTCCCCAACGCCTACATCGCCATGGGCCAGACCGCGGAGAACCTCGCGCTGCTCAAGGACGTCTCCCGCGCCGAGATGGACGAGTTCGCGGTGCGCAGCCAGAACCTGGCCGAGCAGGCGATCGCCAGCGGCTTCTGGGAGCGGGAGATCACCCCGGTCACCACCCCCGACGGCACCGTGGTCAGTGCCGACGACGGCCCCCGCGCCGGCACCACGCTGGAGGGCATCTCGGCCCTGAAGCCGGTCTTCCGCCCCGACGGCCGGGTGACCGCGGGCAACGCCTGCCCGCTCAACGACGGCGCCGCCGCGCTGGTCGTCATGAGCGACACGAAGGCCGCCGAGCTGGGGATCACCCCGCTGGCCCGGATCGTCTCCACCGGCGTCACGGGGCTCTCGCCGGAGATCATGGGCTACGGCCCGGTCGCGGCCTCGCAGCAGGCGCTGGCCCGGGCGGGGATGTCCATCTCGGACATGGACCTCGTGGAGATCAACGAGGCGTTCGCGGCGCAGGTCATCCCCAGCTACCGCGACCTGGGCATCGACATCGACAAGCTGAACGTGCACGGCGGCGCGATCGCGGTCGGGCACCCGTTCGGCATGACCGGCGCCCGGATCACCGGCACCCTGCTCAACGGGCTGCGCGCCCGGGACGGGCAGTTCGGCCTGGAGACGATGTGCGTCGGCGGCGGCCAGGGCATGGCGATGGTGCTGGAGCGCCTCTCCTGA
- the eno gene encoding phosphopyruvate hydratase, translating to MASIDAVGAREILDSRGNPTVEVEVALDDGTITRAAVPSGASTGAFEAVELRDGGTRYGGKGVTQAVDGVLDVIGPELVGYDAAEQRMVDQRLIDLDGTPDKSRLGANAILGVSLAVAKAAAESAGLPLFRYVGGPSAHLLPVPMMNILNGGAHADSNVDVQEFMIAPIGAASFAEALQVGTETYHALKSVLKKRGLATGLGDEGGFAPSLPSNRDALDLIVEAVEKAGYTVGTDIAFALDVAATEFHTDGGYDFEGQTRSAEYLVDYYKGLVDAYPIVSIEDPLDEEDWDGWVSMTQQLGDRVQIVGDDLFVTNPTRLADGIARGAANALLVKVNQIGTLTETLDAVNLAHRNGYRCMMSHRSGETEDTTIADLAVATDCGQIKTGAPARSERVAKYNQLLRIEEELDDAARYAGAAAFPRLAARG from the coding sequence GTGGCCAGCATCGATGCAGTAGGCGCGCGGGAGATCCTCGACTCGCGCGGAAACCCCACCGTGGAGGTCGAGGTCGCCCTCGACGACGGGACGATCACCCGGGCCGCCGTGCCCAGCGGCGCCTCGACCGGCGCCTTCGAGGCGGTGGAGCTCCGGGACGGCGGCACCCGCTACGGCGGCAAGGGCGTGACCCAGGCCGTCGACGGCGTCCTGGACGTCATCGGCCCCGAGCTCGTCGGTTACGACGCCGCCGAGCAGCGGATGGTCGACCAGCGGCTGATCGACCTCGACGGCACGCCCGACAAGTCCCGGCTCGGCGCCAACGCGATCCTCGGCGTCTCCCTCGCCGTCGCCAAGGCCGCTGCGGAGTCCGCCGGGCTGCCGCTGTTCCGCTACGTCGGCGGCCCCTCGGCGCACCTGCTCCCGGTGCCGATGATGAACATCCTCAACGGTGGCGCCCACGCCGACAGCAACGTCGACGTGCAGGAGTTCATGATCGCCCCGATCGGCGCGGCGAGCTTCGCCGAGGCGCTGCAGGTCGGCACCGAGACCTACCACGCCCTGAAGTCGGTGCTGAAGAAGCGCGGCCTGGCCACCGGCCTGGGTGACGAGGGCGGCTTCGCCCCGTCGCTGCCCAGCAACCGGGACGCCCTCGACCTCATCGTCGAGGCCGTGGAGAAGGCCGGCTACACGGTCGGCACCGACATCGCCTTCGCCCTCGACGTCGCCGCCACCGAGTTCCACACCGACGGCGGCTACGACTTCGAGGGGCAGACCCGCTCCGCCGAGTACCTCGTGGACTACTACAAGGGCCTGGTCGACGCCTACCCGATCGTCTCGATCGAGGACCCGCTCGACGAGGAGGACTGGGACGGCTGGGTGTCGATGACGCAGCAGCTGGGCGACCGGGTGCAGATCGTCGGCGACGACCTGTTCGTCACCAACCCGACCCGGCTGGCCGACGGCATCGCCCGCGGTGCCGCCAACGCCCTGCTGGTCAAGGTGAACCAGATCGGCACGCTCACCGAGACCCTGGACGCGGTCAACCTGGCCCACCGCAACGGCTACCGCTGCATGATGAGCCACCGCTCGGGCGAGACCGAGGACACCACGATCGCCGACCTCGCCGTCGCCACCGACTGCGGGCAGATCAAGACCGGTGCCCCGGCCCGCAGCGAGCGGGTGGCCAAGTACAACCAGCTGCTCCGGATCGAGGAGGAGCTGGACGACGCCGCGCGCTACGCCGGCGCCGCCGCGTTCCCGCGCCTGGCTGCCCGCGGCTGA
- a CDS encoding SGNH/GDSL hydrolase family protein produces MTRASRARRLATGAAYGGGGVGLAGAALVTLLREEARAARRRVKANPSQADPPTGNGVYGRGRGTPLVFTVLGDSSAVGLGVDDAGETPGVLIAAALVELAERPVRLAKFARSGAVSKDLAAQVDQALLERPDVALIMIGANDVTSRARPADSVRALAEAVRRLIAADCQVVVGTCPDLGTIRPIAQPLRVLARRWSRQLAAAQTIAVVAEGGRTVSLGSVLGPSFATDRGLFSGDEFHPSAAGYAAAAASLLPSIADSIGVWPAAADRGLRLRRDTVRPVAQAAARAAGRTGTEVQPTAVRGNETGPRGPWARLRRRRPPDIPTPEQADESALEAARE; encoded by the coding sequence GTGACGCGAGCGAGCAGGGCGCGGCGGCTGGCGACCGGCGCCGCCTACGGCGGGGGTGGCGTGGGGCTGGCCGGCGCCGCGCTGGTGACGCTCCTGCGCGAGGAGGCCCGGGCAGCCCGGCGACGGGTCAAGGCGAACCCCTCCCAGGCCGATCCCCCCACCGGCAACGGCGTGTACGGCCGCGGCCGGGGCACGCCCCTGGTCTTCACGGTGCTCGGCGACTCCAGCGCCGTCGGGCTGGGCGTGGACGACGCCGGGGAGACCCCCGGGGTGCTGATCGCCGCCGCGCTGGTCGAGCTGGCCGAGCGGCCGGTCCGGCTGGCCAAGTTCGCCCGGTCGGGCGCGGTGTCCAAGGACCTCGCCGCCCAGGTGGACCAGGCGCTGCTCGAGCGACCCGACGTCGCCCTGATCATGATCGGCGCCAACGACGTCACCAGCCGCGCCCGACCCGCGGACTCGGTGCGGGCGCTGGCCGAGGCCGTCCGCCGGCTGATCGCCGCCGACTGCCAGGTCGTCGTGGGCACCTGCCCCGACCTCGGCACCATCCGGCCGATCGCCCAGCCGCTGCGGGTGCTGGCCCGGCGCTGGAGCCGCCAGCTGGCGGCCGCGCAGACGATCGCCGTGGTCGCCGAGGGCGGCCGCACCGTCTCCCTCGGCTCGGTGCTCGGCCCGTCCTTCGCCACCGACCGGGGGCTGTTCAGCGGCGACGAGTTCCACCCGTCCGCCGCCGGGTACGCCGCCGCGGCCGCCTCCCTGCTGCCCTCGATCGCCGACTCGATCGGCGTGTGGCCCGCGGCAGCCGACCGCGGACTGCGGCTGCGCCGGGACACCGTCCGGCCGGTCGCCCAGGCCGCGGCCCGGGCCGCCGGCCGCACCGGCACCGAGGTGCAGCCGACCGCCGTCCGCGGGAACGAGACCGGCCCGCGCGGCCCGTGGGCCCGGCTCCGCCGGCGGCGGCCCCCGGACATCCCGACGCCCGAGCAGGCCGACGAGTCCGCGCTGGAGGCCGCTCGGGAGTGA
- a CDS encoding Ppx/GppA phosphatase family protein → MTRVAAIDCGTNSIRLLVADVPAEGPHTDLLRRMEVVRLGQGVDATGRLAPEAIERTRRVLAEYAAQARELGAERVRMVATSASRDAANREDFEAMVTATLGQLPDVVSGVEEAELSFLGATASLAAAARVHGAAAPRPPYLVVDIGGGSTEFVLGDAGGVRAARSVDVGCVRLTERHLRSDPPPPDEVQAAEADVRAALELVAAEVPVGEAATLVGLAGSVTTVAALALGLPAYDPVAIHGSRIPVGAVRSVAAGLLTATRARRVASPVMHPGRVDVIGAGALVLRVIMDALDLDEVVVSEHDILDGIALRLARP, encoded by the coding sequence GTGACCCGGGTCGCCGCGATCGACTGCGGCACCAACTCGATCCGGCTGCTGGTCGCTGACGTGCCCGCGGAGGGGCCGCACACCGACCTGCTCCGCCGGATGGAGGTCGTCCGGCTGGGCCAGGGGGTGGACGCGACCGGCCGGCTGGCGCCCGAGGCGATCGAGCGCACCCGCCGGGTGCTCGCCGAGTACGCCGCCCAGGCCCGCGAGCTGGGCGCCGAGCGGGTGCGGATGGTGGCCACCAGCGCCAGCCGGGACGCCGCCAACCGCGAGGACTTCGAGGCGATGGTGACCGCCACCCTCGGTCAGCTGCCCGACGTGGTCTCCGGTGTCGAGGAGGCCGAGCTCTCCTTCCTGGGGGCCACCGCCTCGCTGGCCGCCGCCGCCCGGGTGCACGGGGCCGCGGCGCCGCGGCCGCCGTACCTGGTCGTGGACATCGGCGGCGGGTCGACGGAGTTCGTGCTCGGCGACGCCGGCGGGGTGCGGGCGGCGCGGTCGGTGGACGTGGGCTGTGTGCGGCTCACCGAGCGGCACCTGCGCAGCGACCCGCCACCGCCGGACGAGGTGCAGGCCGCCGAGGCCGACGTGCGCGCGGCCCTGGAGCTGGTCGCCGCCGAGGTGCCGGTCGGGGAGGCGGCGACCCTGGTCGGGCTGGCCGGCTCGGTGACGACGGTGGCCGCGCTGGCGCTGGGGCTGCCCGCCTACGACCCGGTCGCCATCCACGGCTCCCGGATCCCGGTGGGCGCCGTCCGGTCGGTGGCGGCCGGCCTGCTGACCGCGACCCGGGCGCGCCGGGTGGCCTCGCCGGTGATGCACCCGGGCCGGGTCGACGTGATCGGCGCCGGAGCCCTGGTGCTGCGGGTGATCATGGACGCCCTCGACCTCGACGAGGTCGTCGTCAGCGAGCACGACATCCTCGACGGCATCGCCCTCCGCCTCGCGCGGCCCTGA
- a CDS encoding uracil-DNA glycosylase: MARDADGFPVTRSPAGVVRAAAGSRELAVLDERVSGCRACPRLVGWREEVARVKRASFRAEEYWGRPVPGLGPADARIGVVGLAPAAHGGNRTGRVFTGDRSGDWIFAALWRAGLANQPTSVAKDDGLELTDVRVCAAVRCAPPANAPTPEERDTCSPWLARELALLPRLRVVVVLGGFGWTALWPVLAGAGVPLPRPRPAFGHGVEVSLAGPNGPLTLLGSYHVSQQNTFTGRLTEPMLDAVLDRAKQLAAAD; the protein is encoded by the coding sequence GTGGCACGTGACGCCGACGGCTTCCCCGTCACCCGCTCGCCGGCCGGGGTCGTGCGGGCCGCGGCCGGCAGCCGGGAGCTGGCGGTGCTGGACGAACGGGTCTCCGGCTGCCGGGCCTGCCCGCGGCTGGTGGGCTGGCGCGAGGAGGTTGCCCGGGTGAAGCGGGCCTCCTTCCGGGCGGAGGAGTACTGGGGGCGGCCGGTGCCCGGGCTCGGGCCCGCCGACGCCCGGATCGGCGTCGTCGGCCTGGCCCCTGCCGCGCACGGCGGCAACCGGACCGGCCGGGTGTTCACCGGCGACCGCAGCGGTGACTGGATCTTCGCCGCCCTGTGGCGGGCCGGGCTGGCCAACCAGCCGACGTCGGTGGCCAAGGACGACGGGCTGGAGCTCACCGACGTCCGGGTGTGCGCCGCGGTGCGGTGCGCACCGCCGGCCAACGCGCCGACGCCGGAGGAGCGGGACACCTGCTCGCCGTGGCTGGCCCGGGAGCTGGCGCTGCTGCCCCGGCTGCGGGTGGTCGTGGTGCTCGGCGGGTTCGGCTGGACGGCGCTGTGGCCGGTGCTGGCCGGCGCCGGGGTGCCGCTGCCCCGGCCGCGGCCGGCGTTCGGGCACGGCGTGGAGGTGTCGCTGGCCGGCCCGAACGGCCCGCTGACCCTGCTCGGCAGCTACCACGTGAGCCAGCAGAACACCTTCACCGGCAGGCTCACCGAGCCGATGCTGGACGCGGTGCTCGACCGGGCGAAGCAGCTGGCCGCCGCGGACTGA
- a CDS encoding DUF4235 domain-containing protein gives MAKKQKVKTPLLYKLLGPAMAIPAGIVVKKLADTTWEKVRGYPPPKNPAAPGVSWPDALAWAAVSGALYAAGRLVAAAGAATVYEKITGSLPPGVNADSAA, from the coding sequence GTGGCGAAGAAGCAGAAGGTGAAGACCCCGTTGCTGTACAAGCTGCTCGGCCCGGCGATGGCCATCCCGGCCGGGATCGTGGTCAAGAAGCTCGCCGACACGACGTGGGAGAAGGTGCGCGGCTACCCGCCGCCGAAGAACCCGGCCGCCCCCGGCGTCAGCTGGCCCGACGCGCTGGCCTGGGCCGCGGTCTCCGGTGCGCTGTACGCGGCCGGCCGGCTGGTCGCCGCCGCCGGTGCCGCCACCGTCTACGAGAAGATCACCGGCAGCCTGCCGCCGGGGGTCAACGCCGACAGCGCGGCCTGA
- a CDS encoding FtsB family cell division protein: MSTARTRRARPGGSRRRTSSRPVRAGARGAADNRPGRRTTRRPARSTAPRRGPRFTGRAVLLGALVLLLALTLAGPLRQYVAGRQALAELAAEQQALDQRAADLQAQLDRQADPAYIAQQARERLTMVLPGDRLVVVGDAGDPGDTAQDPAGSTARNAPVPWYEGLLSSLAEADGDPPATD; the protein is encoded by the coding sequence GTGAGCACCGCCCGCACCCGCCGCGCCCGGCCCGGTGGCAGCCGCCGCCGGACCTCGTCGCGTCCGGTGCGGGCCGGTGCCCGCGGCGCGGCCGACAACCGGCCGGGCCGCCGCACCACCCGGCGGCCGGCGCGCAGCACCGCACCCCGGCGCGGCCCGAGGTTCACCGGCCGGGCCGTGCTGCTGGGTGCGCTGGTGCTGCTGCTGGCGCTGACCCTGGCCGGGCCGCTGCGCCAGTACGTCGCCGGGCGGCAGGCGCTGGCCGAGCTGGCCGCCGAGCAGCAGGCGCTGGACCAGCGCGCCGCCGACCTGCAGGCCCAGCTCGACCGGCAGGCCGACCCGGCCTACATCGCCCAGCAGGCCCGGGAGCGGCTCACCATGGTGCTGCCCGGCGACCGGCTGGTCGTCGTCGGGGACGCCGGCGACCCCGGGGACACCGCCCAGGACCCGGCCGGCAGCACCGCACGGAACGCGCCGGTGCCCTGGTACGAGGGGCTGCTGAGCTCCCTCGCCGAGGCGGACGGCGACCCCCCGGCAACCGACTGA
- a CDS encoding Bax inhibitor-1/YccA family protein → MPSSNPAFRGLPAAGNGPSAGWGSAAPQQTYGGAPTQHDPYAAPSPYAATDRAYMTMDDVVTKTGLSFLVTVVSAAVTWAVLPDTLALGLALPAVLVAFVLGLVIAFKQVANPVATLAYGALYGVALGAISEMFNDQYSGIVSQALIGTFGVFAGMLVVYKTGAIRVTPKLTRWIVGALFGVLALVIVNLVASFFVDGGLGLRDGGPLAIGFSILVIGVAAFTLLLDFDMADEAIRRGVEPKFAWYIAFGLLVTVIWLYIEILRLLSYFRE, encoded by the coding sequence ATGCCCAGCAGCAACCCGGCCTTCCGGGGCCTCCCGGCAGCCGGCAACGGCCCGTCCGCCGGCTGGGGCTCCGCTGCCCCGCAGCAGACGTACGGCGGGGCACCCACCCAGCACGACCCGTACGCCGCTCCGTCGCCGTACGCCGCGACCGACCGCGCCTACATGACGATGGACGACGTCGTCACCAAGACCGGCCTCAGCTTCCTCGTGACGGTGGTCTCCGCGGCCGTCACCTGGGCCGTGCTGCCGGACACCCTCGCCCTGGGGCTGGCGCTCCCGGCCGTCCTGGTCGCCTTCGTGCTCGGCCTGGTGATCGCGTTCAAGCAGGTCGCCAACCCGGTCGCGACGCTGGCCTACGGTGCGCTGTACGGCGTCGCGCTCGGCGCGATCAGCGAGATGTTCAACGACCAGTACAGCGGCATCGTGTCGCAGGCGCTGATCGGCACCTTCGGTGTCTTCGCCGGGATGCTGGTGGTCTACAAGACCGGCGCCATCCGGGTCACCCCGAAGCTCACCCGGTGGATCGTCGGTGCGCTCTTCGGCGTCCTGGCGCTCGTCATCGTCAACCTGGTCGCCAGCTTCTTCGTCGACGGCGGCCTGGGCCTGCGCGACGGTGGCCCGCTGGCCATCGGGTTCAGCATCCTGGTGATCGGTGTCGCGGCGTTCACGCTGCTGCTGGACTTCGACATGGCCGACGAGGCGATCCGTCGCGGCGTCGAGCCGAAGTTCGCCTGGTACATCGCCTTCGGCCTGCTGGTCACGGTCATCTGGCTGTACATCGAGATCCTGCGGCTGCTCAGCTACTTCCGCGAGTGA
- a CDS encoding DUF501 domain-containing protein: MHSPDPAPVSPPVTDAERAVIARQLGRPPRALVGVAHRCPCGQPDVVETAPRLEDGTPFPTLYYLTCPRATAAASRLESAGRMRDWQAELATDPELAAGYRAAHESFLATRDSRDVLPTRASAGGMPDRVKCLHALAGHALAAGPGVNPIGDRAVAEMGKWWAAGPCAQPSAQDPADVREQA, translated from the coding sequence GTGCACAGTCCCGACCCCGCGCCGGTCTCGCCGCCGGTCACCGATGCCGAGCGCGCCGTCATCGCCCGTCAGCTGGGCCGCCCGCCGCGCGCGCTGGTCGGCGTCGCGCACCGCTGCCCCTGCGGTCAGCCCGACGTCGTGGAGACCGCGCCCCGGCTGGAGGACGGCACCCCTTTCCCCACGCTCTACTACCTGACCTGCCCACGGGCGACGGCGGCCGCGAGCCGGCTGGAGTCGGCCGGTCGGATGCGGGACTGGCAGGCGGAGCTGGCCACCGACCCGGAGCTCGCGGCGGGCTACCGGGCGGCGCACGAGTCCTTCCTGGCCACCCGGGACTCCCGGGACGTGCTGCCCACCCGGGCCAGCGCCGGCGGCATGCCCGACCGGGTCAAGTGCCTGCACGCCCTGGCCGGCCACGCCCTGGCCGCCGGGCCCGGGGTCAACCCGATCGGTGACCGTGCGGTCGCGGAGATGGGAAAGTGGTGGGCGGCCGGGCCGTGCGCCCAGCCCTCGGCCCAGGACCCGGCCGACGTGCGGGAGCAGGCGTGA
- a CDS encoding mechanosensitive ion channel family protein has product MPLTPLHLFAADDDVSAALPRSTWLLLLVVAGAALAAWLVAVAIGAMVRRFAVRSPVVADLSRRGRRPLRVLLVLLAVTLVLDAAPGVGDWRDVVVRVLGLVLIGVVAWLIAVAAFVVEDLALARYDVDVVDNRHARRVRTQVTLIRRLTVAVIAVLAIAGMLLTFPAARTAGTSILASAGVLSVVVGLAAQTSLANVFAGMQLAFTDAIRVDDVVVVEDEWGRIEEITLTYVVVHVWDDRRLVLPSTHFTTTPFENWTRKESAVLGSVELDVDWTAPLDEMRAELDRLVVGNELWDERVVVLQVTDAVGAVVRVRVLVSAKDGPTLFDLRCHVREGLVRWLQREHPTALPKVRNEGVAGPDVAPRGPAAVDGARPAGAQAGLFTGSQEARERSRAFTGPSEAELAERARADEESREQPLG; this is encoded by the coding sequence GTGCCGCTGACACCACTGCACCTGTTCGCCGCCGACGACGACGTCTCCGCGGCGCTGCCCCGCAGCACCTGGTTGCTGCTGCTGGTCGTGGCCGGCGCCGCACTGGCGGCCTGGCTGGTCGCCGTAGCGATCGGTGCGATGGTGCGCCGCTTCGCCGTGCGCTCGCCGGTCGTGGCGGACCTGTCCCGGCGGGGACGCCGGCCGCTGCGGGTGCTCCTCGTGCTGCTCGCGGTCACGCTGGTGCTGGACGCCGCGCCCGGGGTCGGCGACTGGCGCGACGTCGTCGTCCGGGTGCTCGGGCTGGTCCTGATCGGCGTGGTGGCGTGGCTCATCGCGGTCGCCGCGTTCGTCGTGGAGGACCTGGCGCTGGCCCGCTACGACGTCGACGTCGTCGACAACCGGCACGCCCGGCGGGTGCGCACCCAGGTCACGCTGATCCGCCGGCTGACGGTGGCGGTGATCGCGGTGCTGGCGATCGCCGGCATGCTGCTGACCTTCCCCGCGGCCCGCACGGCCGGCACCAGCATCCTGGCCAGCGCCGGGGTGCTGTCGGTGGTGGTCGGGCTGGCCGCCCAGACCTCGCTGGCCAACGTGTTCGCCGGGATGCAGCTGGCCTTCACCGACGCCATCCGGGTCGACGACGTGGTCGTGGTCGAGGACGAGTGGGGCCGGATCGAGGAGATCACGCTCACCTACGTCGTGGTGCACGTGTGGGACGACCGGCGGCTCGTGCTGCCCTCGACCCACTTCACCACGACGCCCTTCGAGAACTGGACCCGCAAGGAGTCCGCCGTCCTCGGGTCGGTCGAGCTGGACGTCGACTGGACCGCACCCCTGGACGAGATGCGCGCCGAGCTGGACCGGCTCGTGGTGGGCAACGAGCTGTGGGACGAGCGGGTCGTCGTGCTCCAGGTGACCGACGCCGTCGGAGCGGTGGTGCGGGTCCGGGTGCTGGTCAGCGCGAAGGACGGCCCCACCCTGTTCGACCTGCGCTGCCACGTGCGCGAGGGCCTGGTCCGGTGGCTGCAGCGGGAGCACCCCACGGCGCTGCCCAAGGTGCGCAACGAGGGCGTCGCCGGCCCGGACGTCGCGCCGCGGGGCCCGGCCGCGGTCGACGGCGCCCGGCCGGCCGGTGCGCAGGCCGGGCTCTTCACCGGCAGCCAGGAGGCGAGGGAACGCTCCCGGGCCTTCACCGGCCCCAGCGAGGCGGAGCTGGCCGAGCGGGCCCGGGCCGACGAGGAGTCCCGCGAGCAGCCGCTCGGCTGA
- a CDS encoding NAD(P)/FAD-dependent oxidoreductase — protein sequence MAQRPVILIVGGGYVGLYTALRLQRKLRRGRAEIIVVDPQPHMTYQPFLPEAAAGSVEPRHVVVPLRRTLDQCRVITGAVAGLSHADRTATVTPAEGDSFELRYDVLVMAAGSVARTLPIPGLAEHGIGFKNVGEAIYLRNHVLARLDAASSTDDPQVRRRALTFTFVGGGYAGIEAFAELEDMARYALQRYYPRLSPADMRWVLVEATGRILPEVDADMGAWTVQQLQARGMEVKLNTTLDSVSDDGVVRTGDGDEFPSDTLVWTAGTKPHPMLGRTDLPLDERGRVRCRATLQVEGPDGAVLEGAWAAGDLAAVPDLTKDEPGATTAPNAQHAVRQAKRLADNIVAVLDGEQPTDYRHAYAGSVASLGLHKGVAQVYGVKLKGRPAWWMHRAYHVSRVPTLNRKVRVVADWALASVFRREVIALGQLQNPRREFVAAATGGQAPSIPPPAHADRDDDGAGEHRSGPRAS from the coding sequence ATGGCCCAGCGACCGGTGATCCTGATCGTGGGCGGCGGCTACGTCGGCCTCTACACCGCCCTGCGGCTGCAGAGGAAGCTCCGCCGCGGGCGCGCGGAGATCATCGTGGTCGACCCGCAACCGCACATGACGTACCAGCCCTTCCTGCCCGAGGCGGCGGCCGGCTCGGTCGAGCCCCGGCACGTCGTCGTCCCGCTGCGGCGCACGCTGGACCAGTGCCGGGTCATCACCGGTGCGGTGGCCGGGCTCAGCCACGCCGACCGGACCGCGACGGTGACGCCGGCCGAGGGCGACTCGTTCGAGCTGCGCTACGACGTGCTGGTGATGGCCGCCGGCTCGGTGGCCCGCACCCTGCCCATCCCCGGCCTGGCCGAGCACGGCATCGGCTTCAAGAACGTCGGCGAGGCCATCTACCTGCGCAACCACGTGCTGGCCCGGCTGGACGCCGCGAGCTCCACCGACGACCCGCAGGTGCGCCGGCGGGCGCTGACCTTCACCTTCGTCGGCGGTGGGTACGCCGGGATCGAGGCGTTCGCCGAGCTGGAGGACATGGCCCGCTACGCCCTGCAGCGCTACTACCCCCGGCTCTCCCCGGCGGACATGCGCTGGGTCCTGGTCGAGGCGACCGGCCGGATCCTGCCCGAGGTCGACGCGGACATGGGTGCCTGGACGGTGCAGCAGCTGCAGGCGCGGGGGATGGAGGTCAAGCTCAACACCACGCTGGACTCCGTCTCCGACGACGGCGTGGTGCGCACCGGCGACGGCGACGAGTTCCCCAGCGACACCCTGGTCTGGACGGCGGGCACCAAGCCGCACCCGATGCTCGGTCGGACCGACCTGCCGCTGGACGAGCGCGGCCGGGTGCGCTGCCGGGCCACGCTGCAGGTCGAGGGCCCGGACGGCGCGGTGCTGGAGGGCGCCTGGGCGGCCGGTGACCTGGCCGCCGTCCCGGACCTGACCAAGGACGAGCCCGGCGCGACCACCGCCCCGAACGCGCAGCACGCGGTGCGGCAGGCCAAGAGGCTGGCCGACAACATCGTGGCCGTGCTGGACGGCGAGCAGCCCACGGACTACCGGCACGCCTACGCCGGGTCGGTGGCGAGCCTCGGGCTGCACAAGGGCGTGGCCCAGGTCTACGGGGTCAAGCTCAAGGGCCGGCCCGCCTGGTGGATGCACCGCGCCTACCACGTCAGCCGGGTGCCCACGCTCAACCGCAAGGTGCGGGTGGTCGCCGACTGGGCGCTGGCCTCGGTGTTCCGGCGTGAGGTCATCGCGCTCGGTCAGCTGCAGAACCCGCGGCGGGAGTTCGTCGCCGCGGCCACCGGCGGCCAGGCCCCGTCGATCCCGCCGCCGGCCCATGCCGACCGGGACGACGACGGTGCCGGCGAGCACCGGTCGGGCCCGCGCGCCAGCTAG